A stretch of Pseudomonas sp. LS.1a DNA encodes these proteins:
- a CDS encoding undecaprenyl-diphosphate phosphatase — protein sequence MDFWTAFQAIILGVVEGLTEFLPISSTGHQIIVADLIGFGGERAMAFNIIIQLAAILAVVWEFRGKIFDVVFGLTSQPTARRFTGNLLLAFLPAVVLGVLFADLIHEYLFNPITVAAALVVGGVIMLWAERREHRVEVDHVDDMRWSHALKIGFIQCLAMIPGTSRSGSTIIGGLLFGLSRKAATEFSFFLAMPTMVGAAVYSGYKYRDLFQPGDLPVFAIGFVTSFIFAMIAVRGLLKFIANHSYAAFAWYRIAFGLLILATWQFGWVDWATAHG from the coding sequence ATGGATTTTTGGACTGCCTTCCAGGCAATCATCTTAGGCGTGGTCGAAGGGCTGACGGAGTTTCTGCCGATCTCCAGTACTGGCCACCAGATCATCGTCGCCGACCTGATCGGGTTTGGCGGCGAACGGGCCATGGCCTTCAACATCATCATTCAGCTGGCGGCGATCCTGGCGGTGGTATGGGAGTTTCGCGGCAAGATCTTCGACGTGGTCTTCGGCCTGACCAGCCAGCCCACGGCGCGGCGTTTCACCGGTAACCTGTTGCTGGCGTTCCTGCCGGCAGTGGTGCTGGGTGTGCTGTTCGCCGACCTGATTCACGAATATCTGTTCAACCCGATCACCGTGGCGGCGGCGCTGGTGGTGGGCGGGGTGATCATGCTGTGGGCCGAGCGCCGCGAGCACCGCGTGGAGGTGGACCACGTGGACGACATGCGCTGGAGCCACGCGCTGAAGATCGGCTTCATCCAGTGCCTGGCGATGATCCCGGGCACTTCGCGCTCCGGCTCGACCATTATCGGTGGCCTGCTGTTCGGCCTGTCGCGCAAGGCAGCGACCGAGTTCTCGTTCTTCCTGGCGATGCCGACCATGGTCGGTGCTGCGGTGTACTCGGGCTACAAGTACCGCGACCTGTTCCAGCCCGGCGACCTGCCGGTCTTTGCCATTGGCTTCGTGACCTCGTTCATCTTTGCCATGATTGCCGTGCGTGGCCTGCTCAAGTTCATTGCCAACCACAGCTACGCGGCGTTCGCCTGGTATCGCATTGCCTTTGGCCTGCTGATTCTGGCGACCTGGCAGTTTGGCTGGGTCGACTGGGCGACGGCTCATGGCTGA
- a CDS encoding DUF1294 domain-containing protein yields the protein MAEAARGQRGEGVRNVRLKLLVLGLLCLLPGLGAARMAWVDQAWWPLALYPAMSLISLLLYWQDKQQARTQAWRTPEKVLHASELLGGWPGALLAQQLYRHKTRKVSYQLVFWGIVLVHQVFWADWLFLGGRYLAFG from the coding sequence ATGGCTGAGGCCGCACGGGGGCAAAGGGGGGAGGGCGTACGTAATGTGCGCCTGAAGCTGCTGGTGTTGGGCCTGCTGTGCCTGCTGCCGGGTCTGGGCGCGGCGCGCATGGCCTGGGTCGATCAGGCCTGGTGGCCGCTGGCGCTGTACCCGGCAATGAGCCTGATCAGCCTGCTGTTGTATTGGCAGGATAAACAGCAGGCGCGTACCCAGGCCTGGCGAACGCCCGAGAAAGTGCTGCATGCCAGTGAGCTGCTGGGCGGCTGGCCGGGGGCGCTGCTGGCGCAGCAGCTGTATCGGCACAAGACGCGCAAGGTGTCGTACCAGTTGGTGTTCTGGGGCATTGTCCTAGTGCACCAGGTGTTCTGGGCGGACTGGCTGTTTCTTGGTGGGCGCTATCTGGCTTTTGGTTGA
- a CDS encoding MmcQ/YjbR family DNA-binding protein encodes MSERTMSEAEVAAFCLSLPGAREDYKWGGIRVFSVAGNKMFAVLDLAGAGLSFKVADELFLGYCDRPGVRPAPYLARARWISMALPYPMGRDELCDALQRSHQLVVRRLPKRLQVGLVI; translated from the coding sequence ATGTCTGAGCGAACCATGAGCGAAGCCGAGGTGGCGGCGTTTTGCCTGAGCCTGCCGGGTGCGCGGGAAGACTACAAATGGGGCGGCATTCGGGTGTTTTCGGTGGCAGGCAACAAGATGTTCGCGGTGCTCGACCTGGCAGGTGCGGGGCTGTCGTTCAAGGTGGCCGACGAACTGTTTCTCGGCTATTGCGACCGCCCGGGGGTGCGGCCTGCGCCGTACCTGGCGAGGGCGCGATGGATCAGCATGGCGCTGCCCTACCCCATGGGGCGTGATGAGCTGTGTGATGCGTTGCAACGCTCGCACCAGCTGGTGGTGCGGCGGTTGCCGAAGCGGTTGCAGGTGGGGTTGGTGATCTAG
- a CDS encoding LysR substrate-binding domain-containing protein, with protein sequence MQDLNDLFYFARVVEAGGFAAAGRQLGIPKSRLSRRIAELEERLGTRLLQRTTRQLKLTAVGERYLHHCQAMLLEAEAADEAVASMSSEPRGRLRVSCPVALAHAFLPDVISRFLAQYPLVQLDMVLLNRRVDLISEGIDVALRVRDLGDEDPALVTRRLRQAQMQLVAAPGFADHIREPGELASLPVLGAAEADRLVHFRLFGPHGKQQEIALEPRLAIDDFVVRNAAVRAGLGFTALPSMFCEEELERGELVRLLPDWSLPGGYLQAVYPHRRGLLPAVRVWIDHLATSFEACGEKYV encoded by the coding sequence ATGCAAGACCTCAACGACCTCTTCTACTTTGCCCGCGTAGTCGAAGCCGGTGGTTTCGCCGCTGCCGGCCGCCAGCTGGGCATCCCCAAGTCGCGCCTGTCGCGGCGTATCGCCGAGCTTGAAGAACGCCTGGGCACACGCTTGCTGCAACGCACCACCCGGCAACTGAAGCTCACCGCGGTGGGCGAGCGCTACCTGCACCACTGCCAGGCCATGCTGCTGGAAGCCGAAGCCGCCGATGAAGCCGTGGCCAGCATGAGCAGCGAACCGCGCGGGCGTTTGCGGGTGTCCTGCCCGGTGGCATTGGCCCACGCCTTCCTGCCAGATGTGATCAGCCGATTTCTCGCGCAGTACCCGCTGGTGCAACTGGACATGGTGCTGCTCAACCGCCGGGTCGACCTGATTTCCGAAGGCATCGACGTAGCCTTGCGCGTGCGCGACCTGGGCGATGAAGACCCGGCCCTGGTCACCCGCCGCCTGCGCCAGGCACAGATGCAACTGGTTGCCGCGCCTGGTTTCGCCGACCACATCCGCGAACCGGGCGAACTGGCCTCATTGCCGGTGCTGGGCGCCGCCGAGGCAGACCGGCTGGTACACTTCCGCCTGTTCGGCCCCCATGGCAAGCAGCAGGAAATCGCCCTTGAACCGCGCCTTGCCATCGATGATTTCGTAGTACGTAATGCTGCTGTACGCGCTGGCCTCGGGTTTACCGCGCTGCCCAGCATGTTCTGCGAGGAAGAGCTGGAACGCGGCGAACTGGTGCGCCTGCTGCCCGACTGGTCGCTACCGGGTGGCTACTTGCAGGCGGTGTACCCGCACCGGCGCGGTTTGCTGCCTGCGGTACGGGTGTGGATCGATCATCTGGCGACGTCGTTCGAGGCCTGTGGAGAAAAGTATGTCTGA
- a CDS encoding FMN-dependent NADH-azoreductase, whose translation MKLLHIDSSILGDNSASRQLSREVVEAWKAADPSVEVVYRDLAADAIAHFSAATLVAAGTPEDMRDAAQAFEAKLSAETLEEFLAADAVVIGAPMYNFTVPTQLKAWIDRVAVAGKTFRYTEAGPEGLCGNKKVVLVSTAGGLHAGQPTGAGHEDFLKVFLGFIGVTDLEIVRAHGLAYGPEHRSQAIDAAQAQIANELFAAA comes from the coding sequence ATGAAACTGTTGCATATCGATTCGAGCATCCTGGGCGACAATTCCGCCTCCCGCCAACTGAGCCGCGAAGTGGTCGAAGCCTGGAAAGCCGCCGACCCGAGCGTGGAAGTGGTGTACCGCGACCTGGCCGCTGATGCCATCGCCCACTTCTCTGCGGCTACCCTGGTAGCGGCTGGTACCCCGGAAGACATGCGCGACGCAGCCCAGGCCTTCGAAGCCAAGCTGAGCGCGGAAACCCTGGAAGAGTTCCTGGCTGCCGATGCCGTGGTGATTGGTGCGCCGATGTACAACTTCACCGTGCCGACCCAGCTCAAGGCCTGGATCGACCGCGTCGCCGTCGCCGGCAAGACTTTCCGCTACACCGAAGCCGGCCCGGAAGGCCTGTGCGGCAACAAGAAGGTAGTGCTGGTTTCCACCGCTGGTGGCCTGCACGCTGGCCAGCCGACTGGCGCCGGGCATGAGGACTTCCTCAAGGTGTTCCTGGGCTTCATCGGTGTCACCGACCTGGAAATCGTCCGTGCCCATGGCCTGGCCTATGGCCCTGAGCACCGCAGCCAGGCGATCGATGCTGCCCAGGCGCAGATTGCCAACGAGCTGTTTGCTGCTGCCTGA
- a CDS encoding NAD(P)/FAD-dependent oxidoreductase, with amino-acid sequence MKQILIIGAGFAGLWSALSAVRQLDLHGRKDVEVTLLAPQAELHVRPRFYEPDVHTMAAPLQELFDAVNVRFVQGTAFHIDEAARRVSYRTRSGTQCALPYDRLIMACGSELNRPDMVGIEHVFDVDKLDSAARLETHLKSLASLPDTPARNTVVVAGGGFTGIETATELPARLREILGEGPALRVVVVDRGARIGASLGDGIRPAIEQASEALGVEWICGATVASVDPAGVQLDNGQRIDASTVIWTVGFKANPLTEQISGERDRQGRLHVDGNLKVAGNAAVYAAGDVAYAACDELGNYAVMSCQHAIPLGRHAGNNAAAELIGVAPKTYSQPKYVTCLDLGAWGAVYTEGWERTVSPPEDKAEAKVLKAQINTVWIYPPAADRATALAAADPAIPVA; translated from the coding sequence ATGAAGCAGATCCTGATCATTGGCGCGGGCTTTGCCGGCCTGTGGAGCGCGCTCAGCGCCGTCCGCCAGCTTGACCTCCATGGCCGCAAGGATGTCGAGGTCACCTTGCTTGCCCCCCAGGCCGAGCTGCATGTGCGCCCGCGCTTCTACGAACCCGACGTACACACCATGGCCGCGCCGTTGCAGGAGCTGTTCGATGCCGTCAACGTCCGCTTCGTGCAAGGCACGGCCTTCCACATCGATGAAGCGGCCCGCCGCGTCAGCTACCGCACCCGCAGCGGCACCCAGTGCGCCCTGCCCTACGACCGGCTGATCATGGCCTGCGGCAGCGAGCTCAACCGGCCTGACATGGTCGGCATCGAGCATGTGTTCGATGTCGACAAGCTCGACAGCGCCGCGCGCCTGGAAACCCATCTGAAATCACTGGCCAGCCTGCCCGACACACCGGCACGCAATACCGTAGTGGTGGCCGGCGGTGGCTTTACCGGCATCGAGACCGCCACCGAACTGCCGGCCCGCCTGCGCGAAATCCTCGGAGAGGGCCCGGCGTTGCGCGTGGTGGTGGTCGACCGTGGGGCGAGGATTGGCGCATCCCTGGGTGATGGCATCCGCCCCGCCATCGAGCAGGCCTCCGAGGCCCTGGGCGTGGAGTGGATCTGTGGCGCCACGGTAGCCTCGGTGGACCCTGCCGGCGTGCAGCTGGACAACGGCCAGCGCATCGACGCCAGCACGGTGATCTGGACCGTGGGCTTCAAGGCCAACCCGCTCACCGAACAGATCAGTGGCGAGCGCGACCGCCAGGGCCGCTTGCATGTCGATGGCAATCTCAAGGTGGCAGGCAATGCTGCCGTGTACGCAGCGGGTGATGTGGCCTACGCCGCCTGCGACGAGCTTGGCAACTACGCGGTGATGTCCTGCCAGCATGCGATTCCGTTGGGACGTCATGCAGGCAACAATGCGGCGGCCGAGCTGATTGGCGTGGCACCGAAGACCTACAGCCAGCCCAAGTACGTGACCTGCCTGGACCTTGGGGCCTGGGGAGCGGTGTATACCGAAGGGTGGGAGCGCACGGTGTCGCCACCGGAGGACAAGGCCGAGGCCAAGGTGTTGAAGGCGCAGATCAATACGGTGTGGATCTATCCGCCAGCAGCCGATCGTGCCACGGCGCTGGCGGCGGCTGACCCTGCTATTCCAGTGGCCTGA
- a CDS encoding helix-turn-helix domain-containing protein, whose protein sequence is MSQLPQPPTSEAGGAAPQFLGSRIRGLRKRRGMTLAELATHSELTAGYISQLERNLSYPSIPALFNIARSLGVTIQWFFASEATTAPEDQGYVVRRNSRLSVHYEDGIVDQLLTPQPNRQLEILHSRFPPGSYSQQSYSHDGEEAGYILSGSFELWVGERHFQLGEGDSFSFSSQEPHRYGNPGEVDAVVIWVITPPTF, encoded by the coding sequence ATGAGCCAACTCCCCCAGCCCCCCACCAGCGAAGCCGGGGGCGCCGCGCCGCAGTTTCTCGGCAGCCGCATTCGCGGCCTGCGCAAGCGCCGTGGCATGACCCTGGCGGAGCTGGCCACGCACAGTGAACTGACCGCTGGCTACATCAGCCAGCTGGAGCGCAACCTCTCCTATCCGTCGATCCCGGCGCTGTTCAACATCGCCCGCAGCCTGGGTGTAACCATCCAGTGGTTCTTCGCCAGTGAAGCCACCACTGCGCCCGAGGACCAGGGCTATGTGGTACGACGCAACAGCCGCCTGAGCGTGCACTACGAAGATGGCATCGTCGATCAACTGCTCACGCCCCAGCCCAACCGCCAGCTGGAAATCCTGCATTCGCGCTTCCCCCCGGGCAGCTACAGCCAGCAGAGCTACAGCCATGACGGTGAAGAGGCTGGCTACATCCTCAGTGGCAGCTTCGAGCTGTGGGTGGGCGAACGGCATTTCCAGCTGGGTGAGGGGGACAGTTTCAGCTTCTCGAGCCAGGAACCGCATCGCTATGGCAACCCCGGCGAGGTGGATGCCGTGGTGATCTGGGTAATCACGCCGCCAACATTCTGA
- a CDS encoding oxidoreductase, whose product MQTAFPHLFDALQIRGKRLKNRIMSTGHDTCLPTDNLVNDKLIAYQRARAAGGVGLIVLQVAGVHDSARYTSHVLMATDDACIEGYRQLAEACHEHGTVVLSQLFHPGREIMESADGLLAVAYSASAVPNERFRVMPRALDQAMIDEIVQGYASAARRLHQAGLDGVEVVASHGYLPAQFLNPRVNQRTDGYNGELEQRLRFLREVLAAVRAATDEQFIIGLRISADERDSQGLSEDESLAAAVALQGQLDYLHIVAGTSASLGGAVHIVPPMAIEPAYLAREAGTFKQHLDIPLFVTGRINQPQEAELILARGQADVCGMTRALICDPQMPNKTEQGQVEDVRACIACNQACIGHFHRGLPISCIQRPETGRELQYGQLTPTPHPKRILVAGGGPAGMKAAAVAAARGHQVTLYEAGPQLGGQVLLAQLLPRRSEFGGASTNLQREMALAGVEVVRNTRVDRALVARERPDLVIAATGATPYWPAFERTGDLQVVDAWQILRNEAKPGRSVLVIDWRCDWIGPGIAERLVREGHQVQLAVNGTHCGESLPLYVRDQLAGELHRLGIPITPYARLYGSDDNTVYLQHTASGEPMIFEGIDTLVLCLGHQPEDRLAMELAGLVEVRRVGDCLAPRTVEEAIHDGLTVAWAL is encoded by the coding sequence ATGCAGACCGCCTTCCCTCACCTGTTCGACGCCTTGCAGATCCGCGGCAAACGCTTGAAAAACCGCATCATGTCCACCGGCCACGACACCTGCCTGCCCACCGACAACCTGGTCAACGACAAGCTCATCGCCTACCAGCGCGCCCGCGCTGCCGGTGGCGTCGGCCTGATCGTGCTGCAGGTGGCCGGGGTTCATGACAGCGCCCGCTACACCTCGCATGTGCTGATGGCCACCGACGATGCCTGCATAGAGGGCTACCGCCAGCTTGCCGAGGCCTGCCATGAGCATGGCACCGTGGTGCTGTCGCAACTGTTCCATCCTGGGCGGGAGATCATGGAATCGGCGGACGGCTTGCTAGCGGTGGCCTACTCGGCATCCGCGGTGCCCAATGAACGCTTCCGGGTGATGCCGCGCGCACTGGACCAGGCAATGATCGACGAGATCGTTCAGGGCTATGCCAGCGCTGCACGCCGCCTGCACCAGGCCGGGCTGGATGGCGTTGAAGTGGTGGCCAGCCATGGCTACCTGCCTGCGCAGTTCCTCAACCCGCGGGTAAACCAGCGCACAGACGGCTACAACGGTGAACTGGAGCAGCGCCTGCGGTTCCTGCGCGAAGTGCTGGCCGCCGTACGCGCGGCCACCGACGAGCAGTTCATCATCGGCCTGCGCATCAGTGCCGACGAGCGCGACAGCCAGGGGCTGAGCGAGGACGAGTCGCTGGCCGCAGCGGTTGCCCTGCAGGGCCAGCTCGATTACTTGCACATAGTTGCCGGCACGTCGGCGTCCCTGGGCGGCGCGGTGCATATCGTGCCGCCGATGGCCATCGAGCCGGCATACCTGGCCCGTGAGGCCGGCACCTTCAAGCAACACCTGGATATCCCGCTGTTCGTCACCGGCCGTATCAACCAGCCACAGGAAGCCGAACTGATCCTGGCCCGTGGCCAGGCCGATGTCTGCGGCATGACCCGTGCGCTGATCTGCGACCCGCAGATGCCGAACAAGACCGAGCAGGGCCAGGTCGAGGACGTACGTGCCTGCATTGCCTGCAACCAGGCCTGCATCGGCCATTTCCACCGTGGCCTGCCCATTTCCTGCATCCAGCGGCCGGAAACCGGCCGCGAGTTGCAGTACGGGCAGCTGACACCCACCCCCCATCCCAAACGTATTCTCGTGGCCGGTGGCGGGCCCGCCGGCATGAAAGCCGCCGCAGTAGCCGCTGCGCGCGGGCATCAGGTCACGCTGTACGAAGCGGGCCCGCAGCTCGGCGGCCAGGTGCTGCTGGCCCAGTTGCTGCCACGGCGCAGCGAGTTCGGTGGCGCCAGTACCAACCTGCAACGGGAAATGGCCCTGGCGGGCGTGGAAGTGGTGCGCAACACCCGGGTCGACCGCGCACTGGTCGCGCGTGAACGCCCCGACCTGGTGATCGCGGCCACCGGTGCCACCCCCTACTGGCCGGCGTTCGAGCGTACCGGTGATCTACAGGTAGTGGATGCCTGGCAAATACTGCGCAATGAAGCAAAACCGGGGCGCTCGGTGCTGGTGATCGACTGGCGCTGCGACTGGATCGGCCCAGGCATCGCCGAACGCCTGGTGCGCGAAGGCCACCAGGTACAACTGGCGGTCAATGGCACCCATTGCGGCGAAAGCCTGCCGCTGTACGTGCGCGACCAACTGGCCGGCGAGCTGCATCGCCTGGGCATCCCCATCACACCCTATGCCCGCCTGTATGGCAGCGACGACAACACGGTGTACCTGCAGCACACCGCCAGCGGCGAACCGATGATCTTCGAAGGCATCGACACCCTGGTACTGTGCCTGGGCCATCAACCGGAAGACCGCCTGGCCATGGAGCTGGCTGGCCTGGTGGAGGTGCGCCGCGTTGGCGACTGCCTGGCGCCGCGTACCGTCGAAGAAGCGATTCATGATGGCCTGACGGTTGCCTGGGCGCTCTGA
- a CDS encoding ABC transporter substrate-binding protein, with product MQVFPRVSGFCAALLAMGLGSAQAAPQMVVVGYGGAGQKAQDEAIFKPFSAQDGSKLIQSEYNGEMARIQVMADTGNVDWDVVQIEGPDLMRGCDEGIYEQLDWQRLGHAGELIADAAQACGSAALVWSVAIAYDRSKLAQAPASWADFWDVNKYPGKRGLRKRAVYNLEFALMADGVKVEDVYQVLATPAGVERAFAKLGELKPYIQWWDAGAQPAQWLAAGDVVMTSTYSGRIAVAAQQGSPLAVVWPGSLYGMDYWAIIKGSRHVDQAKRLIAYANQPDTQVRYVEQIPYGPTNTRAAAKLDPSLASWVPTSPQNLQGALAMNVEFWVDHGEELEQRFNAWASK from the coding sequence ATGCAGGTATTCCCACGTGTAAGCGGCTTTTGCGCAGCGTTGCTGGCCATGGGCCTGGGCAGTGCGCAAGCGGCACCGCAGATGGTCGTGGTCGGCTACGGTGGTGCAGGCCAGAAAGCCCAGGACGAGGCGATCTTCAAGCCGTTCAGTGCCCAGGATGGCAGCAAGCTGATCCAGAGCGAGTACAACGGTGAAATGGCGCGGATCCAGGTAATGGCAGATACCGGCAATGTCGACTGGGACGTGGTGCAGATCGAAGGGCCTGACCTGATGCGCGGCTGCGACGAGGGTATTTACGAGCAGCTGGACTGGCAGCGCCTGGGGCACGCGGGCGAACTGATTGCCGATGCTGCGCAGGCCTGTGGCTCGGCCGCGTTGGTATGGAGCGTGGCCATCGCCTATGACCGCAGCAAGCTGGCCCAGGCGCCGGCGTCGTGGGCCGACTTCTGGGACGTGAACAAGTACCCGGGCAAGCGCGGCCTGCGCAAGCGTGCGGTGTACAACCTGGAGTTCGCCCTGATGGCCGACGGGGTCAAGGTCGAGGATGTGTACCAGGTGCTGGCCACGCCGGCCGGGGTCGAGCGTGCTTTTGCCAAACTCGGCGAACTGAAGCCGTATATCCAGTGGTGGGACGCCGGCGCCCAGCCTGCCCAGTGGCTGGCGGCGGGTGACGTGGTGATGACCTCGACCTACAGCGGGCGCATCGCCGTGGCGGCTCAACAGGGCAGCCCGCTGGCGGTGGTCTGGCCTGGCAGCCTGTATGGCATGGATTACTGGGCGATCATCAAGGGCTCGCGGCATGTCGACCAGGCCAAGCGGCTGATCGCCTATGCCAACCAGCCGGATACCCAGGTGCGCTATGTGGAGCAGATTCCGTATGGGCCGACCAACACCCGGGCGGCAGCGAAGCTTGACCCGTCCTTGGCCAGTTGGGTGCCTACTTCGCCGCAAAACCTGCAAGGGGCGTTGGCGATGAATGTGGAATTCTGGGTCGACCATGGAGAAGAGCTGGAGCAGCGCTTCAATGCGTGGGCCAGCAAGTAG
- a CDS encoding class II aldolase/adducin family protein, which yields MNATEQSLRQELAACYRLIAHLRMSDLIFTHVSLRLPGPQHHFLINPYGLLFDEITASSLVKIDLQGRPVEPTPHPVNPAGFVIHSAIHAAREDAHCVLHTHTRAGCAVAALECGLLPLNQMSMEFYGKVAYHAYEGIALDMDEQQRLVTDLGDKPVMILRNHGLLTTGRSVAEAFLRMYYLEKACEIQLAAQSAGQVILPPAEVCTHTERQFNDPGRGLKQGELTDPDALQLAWAALLRMLERVAPDYRR from the coding sequence ATGAACGCTACGGAACAAAGCCTGCGCCAGGAGCTGGCCGCCTGCTATCGACTGATCGCCCATTTGCGCATGAGCGACCTGATCTTCACCCATGTTTCCCTGCGCCTGCCGGGGCCGCAACATCACTTCCTGATCAACCCGTACGGCCTGTTGTTCGATGAGATCACGGCCTCGAGCCTGGTGAAGATCGACCTGCAGGGCCGGCCGGTCGAACCGACGCCGCACCCGGTCAACCCGGCCGGTTTCGTCATTCACAGTGCCATCCACGCCGCCCGCGAGGATGCCCATTGCGTGCTGCATACCCACACCCGGGCAGGTTGCGCAGTGGCGGCGCTGGAGTGCGGGCTGCTACCGCTCAACCAGATGTCCATGGAGTTTTACGGCAAGGTGGCGTACCACGCCTACGAAGGGATTGCGCTGGATATGGATGAGCAGCAACGCCTGGTGACCGACCTGGGCGACAAGCCGGTGATGATCCTGCGCAACCATGGTCTGCTGACCACCGGGCGCAGCGTGGCCGAAGCGTTCCTGCGCATGTACTACCTGGAGAAGGCGTGCGAGATCCAGTTGGCGGCACAGAGTGCCGGGCAGGTGATTTTACCGCCCGCCGAAGTGTGTACGCATACCGAGCGGCAGTTCAATGATCCGGGGCGGGGCTTGAAGCAGGGCGAGCTGACGGATCCGGATGCGCTGCAGCTGGCGTGGGCGGCGTTGTTGCGGATGCTGGAGCGAGTCGCGCCGGACTATCGTCGTTGA
- a CDS encoding purine-cytosine permease family protein: MSSKPVLERRSIDYIPETERHGRVYSQFTLWLGANLQITAIVTGALAVVLGGDVFWSLIGLLLGQVIGGAVMALHAAQGPRLGLPQMISSRVQFGVYGAAIPMVLVCLMYLGFTATGTVLSGQAIGQLLNVSDSTGILMFASIIVLATLAGYRVIHWIGRVASVLGIIAFVYLFSRIMLLADIGQLLDNRHFSWASFLLAVSLAASWQIAFGPYVADYSRYLPSNTSPLKTFLAAGLGSVIGAQASMILGVFAAAIAGARFSGHEVAYIVGLGGAGSTAALLYFCIAFGKVTISTLNSYGSFMCIATIISGFRGHLAISRAQRLLFVLGIVGAATLVALLGQHSFLSAFKSFILFLLTFFVPWSAVNLVDYYFITKERYDIPALADPQGRYGRWNWPGIIVYTVGVLIQMPFIDTKLYTGPLVAHLGGVDISWLIGLVVPSVLYYWVARRRAQEAPAAMIVPELR, encoded by the coding sequence ATGTCCAGCAAACCCGTACTCGAGCGGCGCTCGATCGACTACATCCCCGAGACTGAACGCCATGGGCGCGTGTACAGTCAGTTCACCCTGTGGCTCGGCGCCAACTTGCAAATCACGGCGATCGTGACCGGCGCCCTGGCCGTGGTGCTCGGTGGCGATGTGTTCTGGTCGCTGATCGGCCTGCTGCTCGGTCAAGTGATCGGCGGCGCGGTCATGGCCCTCCATGCCGCTCAGGGCCCTCGTCTGGGGCTGCCGCAGATGATTTCCAGCCGCGTGCAGTTCGGTGTCTACGGCGCGGCCATCCCGATGGTGCTGGTATGCCTGATGTACCTGGGCTTCACCGCCACCGGCACGGTGCTCTCCGGACAGGCGATCGGCCAGTTGCTCAACGTCAGCGACAGCACCGGCATCCTGATGTTCGCCAGCATAATCGTGCTCGCCACCCTGGCCGGATACCGGGTGATCCACTGGATCGGCCGAGTCGCCAGCGTGCTGGGCATCATCGCCTTCGTCTACCTGTTCAGTCGCATCATGCTGCTGGCCGACATCGGGCAGTTACTCGACAATCGCCACTTCAGTTGGGCATCGTTCCTGCTCGCCGTATCGCTGGCGGCGTCCTGGCAGATCGCCTTCGGCCCCTATGTGGCCGACTACTCGCGCTACCTGCCCAGTAACACGTCACCACTCAAAACCTTCCTCGCCGCGGGTCTGGGTTCGGTGATCGGCGCCCAGGCGTCAATGATCCTCGGGGTATTCGCCGCCGCCATTGCCGGTGCCCGGTTCTCCGGTCACGAAGTGGCCTACATCGTCGGCCTGGGTGGCGCCGGCAGCACCGCAGCGCTGCTGTATTTCTGCATCGCCTTTGGCAAGGTGACCATCTCGACGCTGAATTCCTATGGCAGCTTCATGTGCATTGCCACCATCATCAGCGGCTTCCGTGGCCACCTGGCGATCAGCCGTGCACAGCGCCTGCTGTTCGTGCTGGGCATCGTCGGCGCCGCCACCCTGGTGGCTTTGCTTGGCCAGCATTCGTTTCTCAGCGCGTTCAAATCCTTCATCCTCTTCCTGCTGACGTTCTTCGTGCCGTGGAGCGCGGTCAACCTGGTCGACTACTACTTCATCACCAAGGAGCGATACGACATCCCCGCCCTTGCCGACCCGCAGGGCCGATACGGCCGCTGGAACTGGCCAGGAATCATCGTCTACACCGTGGGCGTGTTGATACAGATGCCGTTCATCGACACCAAACTGTACACAGGGCCGCTGGTCGCGCACCTGGGCGGTGTGGATATCTCGTGGCTGATCGGCCTGGTAGTGCCGAGCGTGCTGTACTACTGGGTGGCACGGCGGCGGGCGCAAGAGGCACCGGCAGCGATGATCGTGCCTGAGCTCCGCTAA